A single Lolium perenne isolate Kyuss_39 chromosome 6, Kyuss_2.0, whole genome shotgun sequence DNA region contains:
- the LOC127306248 gene encoding uncharacterized protein isoform X1: protein MISGTTSLTTFLEAEALAADSGRTYHPRARTNIMAGLLTLVNEWLIRGLVLSSFVAYLVLIHFAGVRRRRASGWRMLLLWPAYQVASLATTKALANLFLGSASQELQLVAFWTPFLLMHLGRPDNISAFSIEDNVLAARQVLEVSLQVVSVIFVLYKHIVVGGNAGTLLPASFIMFSLGIAKYIEGTVALWRGGLGNIRSSLKELEPMGLSSYLMSRVRGEELDNEQALLAAHGLFYVSKGEFTDYPFGKNPLRRDLTREKEFSGGWKGVCKMVEMELSLMYDIMYTKAAVVHTWPGYGLRVISPPCTATAFALFWLHSKEGQRSADVVITYILLVATFILDVRWLLGALGSTWTYAFINNRYWLKNFVETWKGLRLFLVFLAPSRLFIKEPTSYRRWSGAIGRYNLLHECTRETTSLLSRLVKNFASTGVWMEYQYGYLDGLEISPFIRDLLFKKVWEKLKSSYELDKPPPPPEAAPPKPDAQPPPKPKPPVPEAVHDPRGALANRRKLDEALGIGPEFQEVVLTWHIATEVFLLRRPREGVSFNYEYVKAIKELSSYMMFIVAVRPHMLPGLKLSSLHEVTREDLEVLWHRNKNMHCSTDRDDELASILQRQEEIAPGTDSEPGSTSSRSKLYNKSLILSDGIQYARLMLERIRPSNCPEKRGPPKDMRMHHMLRDVWREQVLDLQIMLERILDAWVKLLIYASIRCSRDSHAKQLAMGGELTTIVWILDAHARIDGEKGAPDQFALLHTHI, encoded by the exons atgatctCAGGCACAACCTCACTAACGACATTCCTGGAGGCTGAAGCTCTGGCGGCTGATTCAGGGCGCACATATCATCCTCGGGCCAG GACCAATATTATGGCTGGATTGCTGACGCTGGTAAACGAATGGCTGATCCGGGGGTTGGTCCTTTCGAGCTTTGTGGCATACCTTGTCCTGATCCACTTTGCGGGAGTTCGACGGCGTAGAGCATCTGGCTGGCGGATGCTCCTCCTATGGCCTGCGTACCAGGTTGCCAGCTTGGCTACGACCAAGGCACTAGCTAACTTGTTCCTTGGCAGCGCGTCTCAAGAGCTGCAGCTTGTGGCGTTCTGGACGCCTTTCCTCCTAATGCACCTTGGCAGACCAGACAACATCAGTGCCTTTTCTATCGAGGACAATGTGCTTGCAGCGCGCCAAGTGCTAGAAGTCTCTTTACAGGTCGTATCGGTCATCTTTGTCCTATACAAGCATATTGTTGTTGGTGGCAATGCAGGGACCTTGCTGCCGGCGTCCTTCATCATGTTCTCCCTGGGCATTGCCAAGTATATAGAGGGCACAGTGGCGCTATGGCGGGGCGGCTTGGGAAATATCCGGAGCTCACTCAAGGAGCTGGAGCCAATGGGCCTCAGTTCTTACTTGATGAGTCGAGTTCGAGGGGAGGAGCTGGATAACGAGCAAGCCCTGCTGGCCGCTCATGGTCTATTTTACGTCAGTAAGGGAGAATTCACTGATTATCCGTTTGGCAAGAATCCGCTCAGGCGCGACCTTACACGCGAAAAAGAATTCTCTGGTGGATGGAAGGGCGTGTGCAAGATGGTGGAGATGGAGCTTTCCCTCATGTACGACATCATGTACACCAAGGCAGCAGTTGTCCATACCTGGCCAGGTTACGGCCTCCGTGTCATTTCGCCGCCCTGCACCGCAACCGCGTTTGCGCTCTTCTGGCTACACAGCAAAGAAGGCCAGAGGAGCGCAGATGTCGTAATCACTTACATCTTGCTGGTTGCAACCTTCATCCTGGATGTAAGATGGCTGCTCGGAGCACTAGGGTCCACGTGGACATATGCCTTCATCAACAACAGGTATTGGCTCAAGAACTTTGTGGAGACATGGAAGGGGCTCCGTCTCTTCCTCGTGTTTCTAGCCCCGTCACGGCTCTTCATCAAGGAGCCAACGAGTTACAGGAGGTGGTCGGGAGCCATCGGGAGGTACAACCTGTTACACGAGTGCACTCGTGAAACCACCAGCCTACTCAGCAGACTGGTTAAGAATTTTGCATCTACAGGCGTTTGGATGGAATACCAGTATGGGTACTTGGATGGCCTTGAAATCTCACCATTCATCAGGGACTTGTTGTTTAAAAAAGTTTGGGAAAAGCTGAAGTCATCATATGAACTAGacaaaccaccaccaccaccagaggCTGCACCACCGAAGCCGGATGCTCAGCCGCCGCCAAAGCCAAAGCCACCGGTGCCAGAAGCAGTGCACGATCCAAGAGGTGCTTTGGCTAATCGTAGGAAACTAGACGAAGCTCTTGGGATCGGCCCTGAATTCCAAGAGGTCGTCCTCACATGGCACATCGCCACGGAGGTTTTTCTCTTGCGCAGGCCAAGAGAAGGAGTATCGTTCAATTACGAGTACGTCAAGGCAATAAAAGAGCTGTCAAGTTATATGATGTTCATTGTGGCTGTACGCCCCCACATGCTACCAGGCCTTAAGCTCTCCAGCCTGCATGAAGTAACCCGCGAGGATTTGGAAGTTCTTTGGCATCGCAATAAAAACATGCATTGTTCTACAGATAGAGATGACGAGCTGGCGAGCATCCTGCAACGCCAAGAGGAGATTGCGCCAGGCACAGACAGTGAGCCTGGTAGTACAAGTAGTAGAAGCAAGCTGTACAACAAGAGTCTTATTCTCTCTGATGGAATTCAGTACGCCAGGCTCATGCTAGAACGGATCAGGCCATCGAATTGCCCCGAGAAGAGGGGACCCCCCAAAGATATGCGTATGCATCATATGCTGCGGGACGTTTGGCGTGAACAAGTATTGGATCTGCAGATAATGTTGGAGCGCATCCTTGATGCCTGGGTGAAGTTGCTCATCTATGCGTCCATCCGATGCAGCCGGGATTCCCATGCCAAGCAGCTCGCAATGGGAGGTGAGCTCACCACCATCGTCTGGATCCTTGATGCACACGCCAGGATAGATGGCGAAAAGGGTGCACCTGACCAGTTTGCTCTGCTGCATACTCATATCTAG
- the LOC127306248 gene encoding uncharacterized protein isoform X2: MAGLLTLVNEWLIRGLVLSSFVAYLVLIHFAGVRRRRASGWRMLLLWPAYQVASLATTKALANLFLGSASQELQLVAFWTPFLLMHLGRPDNISAFSIEDNVLAARQVLEVSLQVVSVIFVLYKHIVVGGNAGTLLPASFIMFSLGIAKYIEGTVALWRGGLGNIRSSLKELEPMGLSSYLMSRVRGEELDNEQALLAAHGLFYVSKGEFTDYPFGKNPLRRDLTREKEFSGGWKGVCKMVEMELSLMYDIMYTKAAVVHTWPGYGLRVISPPCTATAFALFWLHSKEGQRSADVVITYILLVATFILDVRWLLGALGSTWTYAFINNRYWLKNFVETWKGLRLFLVFLAPSRLFIKEPTSYRRWSGAIGRYNLLHECTRETTSLLSRLVKNFASTGVWMEYQYGYLDGLEISPFIRDLLFKKVWEKLKSSYELDKPPPPPEAAPPKPDAQPPPKPKPPVPEAVHDPRGALANRRKLDEALGIGPEFQEVVLTWHIATEVFLLRRPREGVSFNYEYVKAIKELSSYMMFIVAVRPHMLPGLKLSSLHEVTREDLEVLWHRNKNMHCSTDRDDELASILQRQEEIAPGTDSEPGSTSSRSKLYNKSLILSDGIQYARLMLERIRPSNCPEKRGPPKDMRMHHMLRDVWREQVLDLQIMLERILDAWVKLLIYASIRCSRDSHAKQLAMGGELTTIVWILDAHARIDGEKGAPDQFALLHTHI, translated from the coding sequence ATGGCTGGATTGCTGACGCTGGTAAACGAATGGCTGATCCGGGGGTTGGTCCTTTCGAGCTTTGTGGCATACCTTGTCCTGATCCACTTTGCGGGAGTTCGACGGCGTAGAGCATCTGGCTGGCGGATGCTCCTCCTATGGCCTGCGTACCAGGTTGCCAGCTTGGCTACGACCAAGGCACTAGCTAACTTGTTCCTTGGCAGCGCGTCTCAAGAGCTGCAGCTTGTGGCGTTCTGGACGCCTTTCCTCCTAATGCACCTTGGCAGACCAGACAACATCAGTGCCTTTTCTATCGAGGACAATGTGCTTGCAGCGCGCCAAGTGCTAGAAGTCTCTTTACAGGTCGTATCGGTCATCTTTGTCCTATACAAGCATATTGTTGTTGGTGGCAATGCAGGGACCTTGCTGCCGGCGTCCTTCATCATGTTCTCCCTGGGCATTGCCAAGTATATAGAGGGCACAGTGGCGCTATGGCGGGGCGGCTTGGGAAATATCCGGAGCTCACTCAAGGAGCTGGAGCCAATGGGCCTCAGTTCTTACTTGATGAGTCGAGTTCGAGGGGAGGAGCTGGATAACGAGCAAGCCCTGCTGGCCGCTCATGGTCTATTTTACGTCAGTAAGGGAGAATTCACTGATTATCCGTTTGGCAAGAATCCGCTCAGGCGCGACCTTACACGCGAAAAAGAATTCTCTGGTGGATGGAAGGGCGTGTGCAAGATGGTGGAGATGGAGCTTTCCCTCATGTACGACATCATGTACACCAAGGCAGCAGTTGTCCATACCTGGCCAGGTTACGGCCTCCGTGTCATTTCGCCGCCCTGCACCGCAACCGCGTTTGCGCTCTTCTGGCTACACAGCAAAGAAGGCCAGAGGAGCGCAGATGTCGTAATCACTTACATCTTGCTGGTTGCAACCTTCATCCTGGATGTAAGATGGCTGCTCGGAGCACTAGGGTCCACGTGGACATATGCCTTCATCAACAACAGGTATTGGCTCAAGAACTTTGTGGAGACATGGAAGGGGCTCCGTCTCTTCCTCGTGTTTCTAGCCCCGTCACGGCTCTTCATCAAGGAGCCAACGAGTTACAGGAGGTGGTCGGGAGCCATCGGGAGGTACAACCTGTTACACGAGTGCACTCGTGAAACCACCAGCCTACTCAGCAGACTGGTTAAGAATTTTGCATCTACAGGCGTTTGGATGGAATACCAGTATGGGTACTTGGATGGCCTTGAAATCTCACCATTCATCAGGGACTTGTTGTTTAAAAAAGTTTGGGAAAAGCTGAAGTCATCATATGAACTAGacaaaccaccaccaccaccagaggCTGCACCACCGAAGCCGGATGCTCAGCCGCCGCCAAAGCCAAAGCCACCGGTGCCAGAAGCAGTGCACGATCCAAGAGGTGCTTTGGCTAATCGTAGGAAACTAGACGAAGCTCTTGGGATCGGCCCTGAATTCCAAGAGGTCGTCCTCACATGGCACATCGCCACGGAGGTTTTTCTCTTGCGCAGGCCAAGAGAAGGAGTATCGTTCAATTACGAGTACGTCAAGGCAATAAAAGAGCTGTCAAGTTATATGATGTTCATTGTGGCTGTACGCCCCCACATGCTACCAGGCCTTAAGCTCTCCAGCCTGCATGAAGTAACCCGCGAGGATTTGGAAGTTCTTTGGCATCGCAATAAAAACATGCATTGTTCTACAGATAGAGATGACGAGCTGGCGAGCATCCTGCAACGCCAAGAGGAGATTGCGCCAGGCACAGACAGTGAGCCTGGTAGTACAAGTAGTAGAAGCAAGCTGTACAACAAGAGTCTTATTCTCTCTGATGGAATTCAGTACGCCAGGCTCATGCTAGAACGGATCAGGCCATCGAATTGCCCCGAGAAGAGGGGACCCCCCAAAGATATGCGTATGCATCATATGCTGCGGGACGTTTGGCGTGAACAAGTATTGGATCTGCAGATAATGTTGGAGCGCATCCTTGATGCCTGGGTGAAGTTGCTCATCTATGCGTCCATCCGATGCAGCCGGGATTCCCATGCCAAGCAGCTCGCAATGGGAGGTGAGCTCACCACCATCGTCTGGATCCTTGATGCACACGCCAGGATAGATGGCGAAAAGGGTGCACCTGACCAGTTTGCTCTGCTGCATACTCATATCTAG